In one window of Paenarthrobacter nicotinovorans DNA:
- a CDS encoding S9 family peptidase: MDSADTHASGEQPETPFHDLDHYLSIPRVAGLTLSPDGKRLVTTVTTLNGKATEFATALWELDPSGRNHARRITRSAKGEAGAVFAANGDLYFTSARPDPESPDADPVNALWLLPADGGEARVVHSRAGGISSVMAAKDADATFVNAEVLAGSTDEDNDEERRKARKDKKVSAILHTGYPVRYWDADLGPAEPRLFAVEPGEAKEPGKPSTVDASAPLTLRNLTPGVGGSLREAKTVVSPDGKTIYTSMTKALAKADSREVLAAVDVATGAIKVLLDHEGMSYFPGPVGPDNRTLVVESESDTTPTQAPQVKLHLLNVAGGETTDLEPLAHQWDRWATALAWLPDGSAILAKADDDGASPIFRINVADGGVTQVTKDGAAYTDVVVSPDGTTAYALRSSYGFPPEAVRIDLATGEVVRLPAPAERPAYKGRLERVETTAEDGSRVPAYLALPDKASADSPAPLLLWIHGGPLGSWNAWTWRWNPWLLVAKGYAVLLPDPALSTGYGQEFIQRGWGEWGKKPFTDLMAITDAVVARQDIDETRTAAMGGSFGGYMANWVAGQTDRFKAIVTHASLWALDQFGPTTDAAQYWLKEMTVEMAMANSPHLNVGNIKTPMLVIHGDKDYRVPIGEGLRLWYELLSSSQLPADENGQSPHRFLYFPDENHWVLQPQHAKVWYGVVEHFLAKQVLGEDVALPEELGV; encoded by the coding sequence ATGGACTCTGCTGACACTCATGCCTCGGGCGAACAGCCCGAAACACCGTTCCACGATCTGGACCACTACCTCTCCATTCCACGGGTTGCCGGCCTCACCCTAAGCCCGGACGGCAAGCGCCTTGTCACCACCGTGACGACGCTGAACGGCAAGGCGACAGAATTCGCTACGGCCCTCTGGGAGCTCGACCCCAGCGGCCGGAACCACGCACGCCGCATCACCCGAAGCGCCAAAGGTGAGGCCGGCGCCGTCTTCGCCGCCAATGGCGACCTGTACTTCACCTCGGCGCGCCCGGATCCGGAAAGCCCGGACGCCGACCCCGTCAACGCACTATGGCTGCTCCCCGCGGACGGAGGAGAAGCCCGCGTGGTGCACTCCCGGGCCGGCGGGATCAGTTCCGTCATGGCCGCGAAGGACGCAGACGCGACCTTCGTCAATGCCGAGGTCCTGGCCGGTTCCACGGACGAGGACAACGACGAAGAACGCCGCAAGGCCCGCAAGGATAAAAAAGTTTCCGCCATTCTGCACACGGGCTACCCCGTACGCTACTGGGATGCCGACCTCGGTCCCGCAGAGCCGCGGCTCTTCGCTGTGGAGCCGGGCGAGGCGAAGGAGCCCGGCAAACCTTCCACCGTGGATGCCAGCGCGCCGCTCACGCTTCGCAACTTGACGCCCGGCGTCGGCGGTTCGCTGCGCGAGGCCAAAACCGTGGTGAGTCCCGACGGCAAGACCATCTACACAAGCATGACCAAAGCGCTTGCGAAAGCAGACAGCCGCGAGGTGCTCGCCGCCGTCGACGTCGCCACGGGCGCCATCAAGGTGCTGCTGGACCATGAGGGCATGAGCTACTTCCCTGGGCCGGTCGGCCCGGACAACCGCACGCTGGTGGTGGAGAGCGAAAGCGACACGACGCCCACGCAGGCGCCCCAGGTAAAGCTTCACCTGCTGAACGTTGCGGGCGGAGAAACCACTGATCTGGAGCCCCTCGCCCACCAGTGGGACCGATGGGCAACTGCGCTCGCCTGGCTGCCGGACGGCTCTGCCATCCTTGCCAAAGCGGACGACGACGGCGCGTCGCCGATTTTCAGGATCAACGTCGCCGACGGTGGCGTTACCCAGGTGACGAAGGACGGTGCGGCGTACACCGACGTCGTGGTTTCACCCGACGGAACCACAGCGTATGCGTTGCGCAGCTCGTACGGGTTCCCGCCCGAGGCCGTGCGGATCGACCTCGCCACCGGAGAAGTGGTCCGGCTGCCGGCGCCGGCGGAACGTCCCGCCTACAAGGGCAGGTTGGAGCGTGTGGAGACGACGGCGGAAGACGGCTCACGCGTGCCCGCTTATCTGGCGCTCCCGGACAAGGCCTCCGCAGACAGCCCCGCACCGCTGCTCCTGTGGATCCATGGTGGCCCCCTGGGCTCGTGGAATGCCTGGACCTGGCGCTGGAACCCGTGGCTGTTGGTTGCCAAGGGCTACGCCGTCCTGCTGCCGGATCCCGCCCTGTCCACGGGCTACGGGCAGGAATTCATCCAGCGCGGCTGGGGTGAATGGGGAAAGAAGCCCTTCACGGACCTGATGGCTATTACTGACGCGGTTGTGGCTAGGCAGGACATTGACGAAACAAGGACTGCGGCCATGGGTGGCTCGTTCGGCGGCTACATGGCCAACTGGGTGGCCGGCCAGACGGATCGGTTCAAGGCGATCGTCACCCACGCCAGCCTGTGGGCGCTGGACCAGTTCGGTCCCACCACCGATGCGGCCCAGTACTGGCTGAAGGAAATGACCGTGGAGATGGCCATGGCCAATTCCCCGCACCTGAACGTGGGCAACATCAAAACGCCCATGCTGGTGATCCATGGAGACAAGGATTACCGGGTGCCGATCGGTGAAGGCCTGCGTCTTTGGTACGAGCTCCTGTCCTCCTCCCAGCTGCCTGCTGATGAGAATGGCCAGAGCCCGCACCGCTTCCTGTACTTCCCGGACGAAAACCACTGGGTGCTGCAGCCGCAGCACGCGAAGGTCTGGTATGGCGTGGTGGAGCACTTCCTGGCCAAGCAGGTGCTGGGTGAGGACGTTGCGCTGCCGGAGGAGCTGGGGGTCTGA
- a CDS encoding amino-acid N-acetyltransferase: MNSSFSLRPARTSDVAAIKRLVAPLAEERILMAKETVAYYESLQEFRIAESDAGEVIGCGALHVMWEDLAEIRTLAAADSWRGRGVGHVLVENLLEEAKALGVSRVFCLTFEVDFFKRHGFEVMADQSAVDPQVYSELLRSHDEGAAEFLDLARVKPNTLGNTRMIKQL, from the coding sequence GTGAATTCGTCCTTCAGCCTTCGCCCTGCCCGCACCAGCGATGTGGCGGCCATCAAGAGGTTGGTGGCACCCTTGGCCGAGGAGCGGATCCTGATGGCCAAGGAGACTGTGGCTTACTACGAGAGTCTCCAGGAATTCCGGATTGCCGAGTCCGATGCCGGCGAGGTCATCGGCTGCGGAGCTCTGCACGTGATGTGGGAGGATCTGGCAGAGATCCGCACTCTGGCCGCAGCTGACTCCTGGCGTGGCCGCGGCGTGGGGCATGTGCTGGTGGAGAATCTGCTGGAAGAGGCGAAGGCGCTGGGTGTCAGCCGGGTGTTCTGCCTGACTTTTGAAGTGGACTTCTTCAAGCGCCATGGATTCGAAGTCATGGCGGACCAGTCGGCCGTTGACCCGCAGGTCTACTCCGAGTTGCTGCGCTCGCATGACGAAGGTGCGGCAGAATTCCTGGACCTCGCCCGGGTCAAGCCCAATACCCTGGGCAACACCCGCATGATCAAGCAGCTTTAG
- a CDS encoding FAD-binding oxidoreductase, whose product MQSHASFSDVSELQLSVRGPVFTPADPGFAAEVAAFNLSTQHQPDLAFGALDAEDVAAAVRWAAERRMPVSVQSTGHGATNAIEGGLLISTRRMLELSIDPIEKTARVGAGVRWRAVVDHAATFGLMGLCGSTTDVGVVGYTLGGGLPILGRKYGFASDHVIAFELVTADGTQRRVTKDENSELFYLLRGGKGNLGIVTAMEFHLFPSSDLFAGGLYYDGVHAAAVLQQFSEWVPELPPEASASLAFLRLPDMDIVPEPLRGKFVVHLRYAYQGDAAVATQLLEPMRKSAPFMMDGTGPLESTQMDMVHQDPEQPVPVRERGFLLDRLDQGAKDAILRHFGPDVPSPVLMAEIRLLGGALAVCADGEDMVGARDAAFSFFMAGMAVPPVAELLPGVFDAVREDLRDASSGGTFVNLHGHFVDAEDRERPWGPSVRERLRKAKAELDPHNMFSFGHVVGLPVIDQTVLLEDVATGGDAVLNS is encoded by the coding sequence ATGCAGTCCCACGCGTCCTTTTCAGATGTTTCAGAACTCCAACTCAGCGTGCGCGGTCCAGTGTTCACGCCTGCCGATCCCGGCTTCGCCGCAGAGGTAGCGGCCTTTAATTTGTCCACCCAGCACCAACCGGATCTTGCCTTCGGCGCCCTCGACGCAGAGGACGTTGCGGCGGCGGTCCGTTGGGCTGCAGAACGCAGGATGCCCGTTTCCGTACAGTCCACCGGGCACGGCGCAACCAATGCCATTGAAGGCGGGCTGCTGATCAGCACCCGCCGCATGCTGGAACTCAGCATCGATCCCATCGAGAAGACGGCCCGCGTGGGTGCGGGCGTCCGCTGGAGGGCGGTGGTGGACCACGCCGCGACCTTCGGATTGATGGGACTCTGCGGTTCCACCACCGACGTCGGCGTGGTGGGTTACACGCTGGGCGGCGGCTTGCCGATCCTCGGCCGCAAGTACGGTTTCGCCTCGGACCACGTCATTGCCTTTGAGCTCGTCACCGCCGATGGCACCCAGCGCAGGGTGACCAAGGACGAGAACTCCGAACTCTTCTACCTCTTGCGCGGAGGCAAAGGGAATCTCGGCATCGTCACTGCCATGGAATTCCATTTGTTCCCAAGTTCGGACCTCTTTGCCGGCGGCCTCTACTACGACGGCGTCCATGCAGCCGCTGTCTTGCAGCAGTTCAGCGAATGGGTGCCGGAGCTGCCACCGGAAGCATCGGCGTCGTTGGCGTTCCTGCGGCTGCCGGATATGGACATCGTCCCCGAGCCCCTGCGCGGCAAGTTCGTCGTGCACCTTCGCTACGCCTACCAAGGCGATGCCGCTGTGGCCACGCAGCTCCTGGAGCCAATGCGCAAGAGCGCTCCGTTCATGATGGACGGAACGGGCCCCCTGGAATCCACCCAAATGGACATGGTCCATCAGGATCCGGAGCAGCCAGTGCCCGTGCGGGAACGGGGCTTCCTGCTGGACCGACTGGACCAGGGCGCCAAGGATGCCATCCTGCGGCACTTCGGTCCCGACGTCCCAAGTCCCGTGCTGATGGCCGAAATCCGGCTCCTGGGTGGGGCTTTGGCTGTCTGCGCTGACGGGGAAGACATGGTGGGAGCCCGCGACGCCGCGTTCAGTTTCTTCATGGCGGGCATGGCTGTCCCGCCTGTGGCGGAGCTGCTTCCGGGCGTGTTCGACGCCGTTCGCGAGGACCTGCGCGACGCCTCCAGCGGCGGGACGTTCGTCAACCTGCACGGACACTTCGTGGACGCCGAGGACAGGGAGCGTCCGTGGGGACCAAGCGTCCGTGAGCGCCTCCGCAAGGCCAAGGCCGAATTGGATCCGCACAACATGTTCAGCTTTGGGCACGTCGTAGGGCTGCCGGTCATCGACCAGACCGTCCTGCTGGAAGACGTTGCCACCGGCGGCGACGCCGTTCTGAACAGCTGA
- the dhaK gene encoding dihydroxyacetone kinase subunit DhaK: MKKLINDPRAVVDESVDGFGMAHADIADVHPDPKFVVRKGAPVAGKVALVSGGGSGHEPLHAGFVGLGMLDAAVPGAVFTSPTPDQIIPATVAVDSGAGVVHIVKNYTGDVLNFETAAEMAQAEGVRVRSVLVNDDVAVEDSLYTAGRRGVGGTVLVEKIAGASAQRGDDLDAVTAIAERVVANVRTMGVALSGCTVPHAGTPSFELADDEIEIGIGIHGEPGRHRIAMESADAITDRLLEPVLEDLSLASGDKVLLFVNGMGGTPLSELYIVYRRAAHVLAERGATVERSLVGNYVTSLEMQGCSVSVLRLDDEMTRLWDAPVHTAALRWGA, from the coding sequence ATGAAAAAGCTCATCAATGATCCACGCGCCGTGGTGGACGAGTCCGTTGACGGGTTCGGCATGGCGCATGCCGACATCGCGGACGTCCACCCCGACCCCAAGTTCGTCGTCCGGAAAGGTGCACCGGTTGCGGGCAAAGTTGCCCTCGTCTCCGGCGGTGGCAGCGGCCACGAGCCCCTCCACGCAGGCTTCGTCGGACTCGGCATGCTCGACGCCGCTGTCCCCGGCGCTGTCTTCACCTCACCAACACCGGACCAGATCATTCCGGCGACCGTCGCCGTCGACTCGGGTGCCGGCGTCGTGCATATCGTGAAGAACTACACCGGTGACGTCCTGAACTTTGAAACCGCAGCCGAAATGGCGCAGGCCGAAGGTGTGCGCGTCCGGTCGGTGCTGGTCAACGACGACGTTGCCGTGGAGGACTCGCTGTACACGGCCGGGCGCCGCGGTGTTGGCGGGACCGTCCTGGTGGAGAAGATCGCGGGAGCTTCCGCGCAACGCGGAGACGACCTCGACGCCGTGACGGCCATCGCCGAGAGGGTAGTTGCCAACGTCCGTACCATGGGCGTCGCCCTGTCCGGTTGCACGGTGCCCCACGCGGGAACGCCGAGCTTCGAACTGGCCGATGACGAGATCGAGATCGGCATCGGCATCCACGGAGAGCCCGGCCGCCACAGGATCGCCATGGAAAGCGCCGACGCCATCACGGACCGCTTGCTTGAACCTGTGTTGGAGGACCTTTCCCTGGCCTCCGGCGACAAGGTGTTGTTGTTCGTCAACGGCATGGGCGGGACGCCGCTGAGTGAGTTGTACATCGTCTACCGGCGAGCGGCGCACGTCCTCGCCGAGCGTGGTGCCACCGTGGAGCGCTCCTTGGTGGGCAACTATGTGACGTCCCTGGAAATGCAGGGCTGTTCCGTCTCGGTGCTGCGCCTTGACGATGAAATGACCAGGCTCTGGGACGCCCCTGTTCACACCGCCGCCCTGCGATGGGGAGCCTGA
- the dhaL gene encoding dihydroxyacetone kinase subunit DhaL, giving the protein MGLDVKWAQEWLRLSAKAMAEHRVELIELDRPIGDSDHGENMDRGFQAVLQKLDESPPETAGAALKAAAMALMSKVGGAAGPLYGTAYLRAATSLGEATDVDPDALAAALIAARDGIVARGKAEVGDKTMIDAWTPAVEAASKAAASGLAALAVLEAAADAAEAGAKATDPLVARKGRASYLGDRSAGHRDPGAASTALLLRAAAEAAAGPVDGAGAGDG; this is encoded by the coding sequence ATGGGCCTTGACGTCAAATGGGCGCAGGAATGGTTGAGGCTGTCTGCCAAGGCGATGGCGGAGCACAGGGTGGAGCTGATTGAGCTGGACCGGCCCATTGGCGACTCCGACCACGGCGAAAACATGGACCGCGGCTTCCAGGCCGTGCTTCAGAAGCTCGATGAAAGCCCGCCAGAAACCGCCGGAGCTGCGTTGAAGGCTGCGGCCATGGCTCTCATGTCCAAGGTGGGTGGTGCTGCCGGCCCGCTCTATGGCACGGCGTACCTGCGTGCGGCAACCTCCCTGGGTGAGGCCACCGACGTCGATCCTGACGCGCTCGCAGCGGCCCTCATCGCTGCGCGGGATGGCATCGTGGCACGCGGCAAGGCAGAAGTTGGCGACAAGACAATGATCGATGCCTGGACTCCTGCCGTGGAGGCAGCAAGTAAGGCTGCGGCCAGCGGCCTGGCAGCATTGGCCGTGCTGGAAGCTGCCGCGGACGCAGCGGAGGCCGGGGCCAAGGCAACGGACCCTCTGGTGGCGCGTAAAGGCCGGGCAAGCTACCTGGGCGACCGCAGTGCCGGTCATCGTGATCCCGGCGCGGCGTCAACCGCGCTGCTGCTGCGGGCAGCCGCTGAAGCAGCGGCCGGTCCAGTCGACGGCGCGGGAGCAGGCGACGGATGA
- the dhaM gene encoding dihydroxyacetone kinase phosphoryl donor subunit DhaM: MTVGIVVVSHSSKIAEGAVELAAQMAPDVELVAAGGTDDDRIGTSLEKVLAAVEQSLVDSGGDGVVVLTDLGSAVMTAESAMEFASNPDAVQLADAPLVEGLVAAAVAAQGGAGVDDVRKAAEAVSFGGGGAGPDRRDGPAEASGLGDPDATGDFELINPLGMHARPAAKIAGGLSGLDAEVTVNGADGMSIMALMALAAGQGSSLHVEARGKDASKAVEYVGRLVKEGFGEL, encoded by the coding sequence ATGACGGTTGGGATCGTGGTTGTTTCGCACAGCAGCAAGATCGCTGAAGGGGCAGTTGAACTCGCCGCCCAGATGGCGCCCGACGTCGAGCTCGTCGCCGCCGGGGGCACTGACGACGACCGGATCGGGACCAGCCTGGAGAAGGTGCTGGCCGCCGTCGAACAGTCCCTGGTGGATTCCGGTGGTGACGGTGTGGTGGTGCTGACGGACCTAGGCTCGGCGGTAATGACGGCTGAGTCGGCAATGGAGTTCGCCAGCAATCCGGACGCCGTCCAGCTGGCGGATGCGCCGCTGGTGGAAGGGCTCGTGGCGGCTGCAGTCGCTGCGCAAGGAGGTGCCGGCGTCGACGATGTGCGCAAGGCCGCCGAGGCGGTCAGCTTCGGCGGCGGCGGGGCTGGGCCGGACCGGCGCGACGGGCCGGCCGAAGCCAGCGGCCTGGGCGACCCGGATGCAACCGGCGACTTCGAACTCATCAACCCCCTGGGAATGCACGCGCGTCCGGCGGCAAAGATTGCAGGCGGACTATCCGGGCTGGACGCCGAAGTGACGGTGAACGGCGCTGACGGCATGTCCATCATGGCGCTCATGGCGCTCGCCGCGGGGCAGGGCTCCAGCCTCCACGTAGAAGCCCGGGGGAAGGATGCTTCGAAGGCCGTCGAGTACGTGGGCCGCCTGGTGAAAGAGGGCTTCGGTGAGCTTTAG
- a CDS encoding CsbD family protein: protein MGADDKMENAGEKLGGKAKEAAGKLTDDKGLEAEGKGDQVKADLKGAGEKVKDAFKKD, encoded by the coding sequence ATGGGTGCAGACGACAAGATGGAAAATGCCGGCGAGAAGCTCGGCGGCAAGGCCAAGGAAGCTGCCGGCAAGCTGACTGACGACAAGGGCCTCGAAGCTGAAGGCAAAGGCGACCAGGTCAAGGCAGACCTCAAGGGTGCCGGCGAAAAGGTGAAAGACGCCTTCAAGAAGGACTAG
- a CDS encoding DUF4235 domain-containing protein: MNILVKLFGLAVSLGAGALANKTLEGLWEKKTGKPAPKDGTDLNDSLPGVLVFAIVSAGVGAVVHVLTQRGTKSALARMKKTADEV, translated from the coding sequence GTGAACATACTGGTAAAGCTGTTTGGACTCGCCGTGAGCCTGGGCGCCGGCGCGCTCGCCAACAAGACGCTGGAAGGCCTCTGGGAGAAGAAAACGGGCAAGCCCGCGCCCAAGGACGGCACGGACCTCAATGACTCTTTGCCTGGCGTCCTGGTGTTCGCCATTGTGTCCGCCGGCGTTGGCGCAGTTGTCCACGTCCTCACCCAACGGGGCACGAAGAGTGCCCTGGCCCGCATGAAAAAGACAGCTGACGAGGTTTAA
- a CDS encoding VOC family protein codes for MAIAKFPSVVIDCPDAAALAAFYAELFGWEVEDKGGWFDIRPSDGSNCISFQQVDVYQAPVWPGQTIPQQMHLDMIVEDLDKGEEVALSLGASKADHQPGETFRVLLDPAGHPFCLCLS; via the coding sequence ATGGCTATAGCTAAATTCCCGAGTGTTGTCATCGATTGTCCCGATGCGGCCGCACTGGCTGCCTTCTACGCCGAACTCTTCGGCTGGGAAGTCGAGGACAAGGGCGGGTGGTTCGATATCCGGCCAAGTGACGGCAGCAACTGCATCTCTTTCCAGCAGGTGGACGTGTACCAGGCTCCCGTGTGGCCCGGCCAGACCATCCCGCAGCAAATGCACCTGGACATGATTGTGGAGGACCTGGACAAGGGCGAGGAAGTTGCCCTCTCCCTCGGCGCCAGCAAGGCGGATCACCAGCCAGGGGAAACATTCCGGGTGCTCCTTGACCCGGCCGGACACCCGTTCTGCCTCTGCCTTAGCTAA
- a CDS encoding VOC family protein, translating to MTDTTSTESTTAANGQYTTHGVPNGLTSLTPFLAVANAKEAIRFYRNVFGARVVGETEMGGVVVHAELDFGHGHLQLGEPNPDYHLVPAPNGEDDCYSLGLYCADADGLVRKAEQAGATVREPLATFVSGDRYASIRDPFGVRWSIMTRVEDLSEEESNRRVEQWAARQG from the coding sequence ATGACCGACACAACAAGCACAGAATCAACCACTGCAGCCAACGGCCAGTACACCACCCATGGCGTACCCAACGGCCTGACCAGCCTCACGCCGTTCCTGGCCGTGGCCAACGCGAAGGAAGCCATACGGTTCTATCGCAATGTCTTCGGAGCCCGTGTGGTGGGCGAGACGGAGATGGGTGGTGTTGTTGTCCACGCGGAGTTGGACTTCGGCCACGGCCATCTCCAACTCGGCGAGCCAAACCCCGACTACCACCTGGTACCGGCTCCGAATGGCGAGGACGATTGCTACTCCCTGGGCCTGTACTGCGCCGACGCGGACGGCCTGGTCAGGAAGGCCGAGCAAGCGGGCGCAACCGTCCGGGAACCGCTGGCCACCTTTGTTTCAGGTGACCGGTACGCCAGCATCCGGGACCCCTTCGGCGTTCGCTGGTCCATCATGACCCGTGTTGAGGACCTCTCCGAGGAGGAGAGCAACCGCCGGGTAGAGCAGTGGGCGGCCCGGCAGGGTTAG
- a CDS encoding GAF and ANTAR domain-containing protein, protein MFVRSGAAEDWSDDANKLADLIASAEDIRAFLNGLTELGAAVASRSTGTAIECAVTLGRRKRTATIGGSSEQAMLLDRIEQSLEQGPCIDALESGRPVLLDDALSSPQWDKYCQELAAVGMRSTLGVPMELEHDSAAVLNFFAPKPGTFTREAVADTLTFAGIAGKALRVAIRITTLNETAENLDAAMETRSVIDTACGVIISQNRCTPDEAFRILKKASNDRNQKLHELARALVNGVAGRRP, encoded by the coding sequence GTGTTTGTGCGTTCCGGGGCCGCGGAGGACTGGTCGGATGACGCCAACAAGCTGGCTGATCTGATTGCCAGTGCGGAAGACATCAGGGCGTTCCTGAACGGGCTTACTGAACTGGGCGCGGCGGTAGCGTCCCGGTCCACAGGAACAGCAATTGAGTGTGCGGTGACGTTGGGCCGACGCAAACGTACTGCGACGATTGGAGGCAGCAGCGAACAGGCGATGCTGCTGGACCGGATCGAGCAGTCGCTGGAGCAAGGTCCCTGCATCGACGCCCTGGAGAGCGGGCGCCCCGTCCTTCTCGATGACGCGTTGTCCTCGCCGCAGTGGGACAAATACTGCCAGGAGCTGGCCGCCGTCGGAATGCGGAGCACTCTTGGCGTGCCGATGGAGCTGGAGCATGACTCTGCAGCTGTCCTGAACTTCTTTGCTCCCAAGCCCGGAACATTTACCCGCGAGGCCGTTGCTGACACGCTGACCTTCGCGGGAATCGCAGGCAAGGCCTTGCGGGTAGCAATCCGGATAACCACCCTGAACGAAACAGCGGAGAACCTTGACGCCGCCATGGAAACCCGGTCGGTCATCGACACTGCCTGCGGTGTGATTATTTCGCAGAACAGGTGCACCCCGGATGAAGCATTCCGGATCCTGAAGAAGGCCTCCAACGACCGGAACCAAAAACTGCATGAATTGGCCCGGGCCCTTGTCAACGGCGTCGCCGGCCGCCGACCATAG
- a CDS encoding helix-turn-helix domain-containing protein — protein sequence MESSFKGVLYPARLPTFHRVPAPEAVSHLVQWFWIPEWDIEPGRSSRQHLIAYPASNLVVQSGAAGFSGPTTRAAFRDLTGKGWAVGALLRPAAVPLFTDDPGTMRDQEVALPLKDLVSAVSAAMEPPTGKAQPDGGTRRERAAAAFARWLASRDVVPSEEALLANRMVDIIASEPDVLLIEDAARRLAVSPRTLQRLARKYVGLSPSALIRRRRLQDAAERARSDPTADLAAIAVELGYADHAHLTNDFRKYLGFTPSTYRRSAGES from the coding sequence GTGGAGAGCTCCTTCAAGGGCGTCCTCTATCCGGCGCGGTTGCCCACCTTCCATCGCGTTCCAGCGCCCGAGGCGGTGTCCCATCTGGTGCAGTGGTTCTGGATCCCCGAATGGGATATCGAGCCCGGCCGGTCCTCCCGGCAGCACCTGATCGCCTACCCCGCCTCCAATCTGGTGGTGCAAAGCGGAGCTGCGGGGTTTTCGGGTCCCACCACCCGGGCGGCATTCCGGGACCTCACCGGCAAGGGTTGGGCCGTTGGCGCCCTGCTCCGCCCGGCTGCGGTCCCGCTCTTCACCGACGATCCCGGGACTATGCGCGACCAGGAAGTGGCCTTGCCCCTAAAAGACCTTGTCTCCGCTGTCTCAGCAGCGATGGAGCCGCCTACCGGAAAGGCTCAGCCCGACGGCGGCACCCGCCGTGAGCGTGCGGCGGCTGCCTTCGCTCGCTGGCTGGCTTCCCGGGACGTGGTCCCGTCCGAAGAGGCGTTGCTCGCCAACCGGATGGTGGACATCATCGCATCCGAGCCGGACGTGCTCCTGATTGAGGATGCAGCACGCCGCCTGGCAGTATCGCCGAGGACCTTGCAGAGACTTGCCAGGAAGTACGTTGGCCTGAGCCCCTCGGCCCTTATCCGGCGTCGCAGGCTGCAGGATGCCGCCGAGCGCGCAAGGTCCGATCCAACAGCGGACCTTGCCGCGATCGCCGTCGAACTTGGTTACGCAGACCATGCGCACCTGACGAACGACTTCCGGAAATACCTGGGCTTTACGCCGAGTACGTATCGGAGGTCAGCCGGGGAGTCGTGA